A genomic window from Actinomycetaceae bacterium MB13-C1-2 includes:
- a CDS encoding PspC domain-containing protein, which translates to MSTSTRNAGLHGYHPSQRLRTAQSDSSSMATPWIGGVCSGLASYLGISVVSVRIAFAALSAVGVGIVAYLLLWLFLPSDSEVDRAEETLRAPLRDVGPKRDNQVAVGRLFVVGSAFVVAGTALAIVPTIYGRSWLLIAGVAIMAGIGLTWMQAPKIASKRRWSAVALMALGLALLAAGTAILADWFGWLPALRDGLVVTLLMLLVVSLALAPFVYRLFRDLTASKANEARETERAEIAAHLHDSVLQTLTLIRGAADDPSRVRSLALTQEGELRSWLYTGNVEPAESVAQALRDQASGIETTYGTAVEVVTVGDAVPAPAELAAVAAASEAITNAVRHGAPPITVFQEVGPDGIEISIKDAGAGFDPDEIPSDRHGFRSSILGRVTRVGGQVTVRSVQATDLSSDQVADTGNEVSRSGTEIRIQVPRHGKTLAKEG; encoded by the coding sequence GTGAGTACATCAACCCGGAACGCCGGTTTACACGGATACCATCCGAGTCAACGCCTGCGAACAGCGCAGTCGGACAGCTCAAGTATGGCCACGCCGTGGATTGGCGGGGTCTGCTCCGGGCTCGCTTCCTACCTTGGAATCTCCGTAGTCTCGGTTCGTATTGCCTTCGCGGCCCTGAGCGCGGTAGGTGTTGGAATTGTTGCCTATTTGCTCCTCTGGCTCTTTTTGCCAAGTGATAGCGAGGTAGATCGGGCCGAGGAGACTCTGAGGGCGCCTCTACGCGACGTCGGGCCAAAGCGCGACAATCAGGTGGCAGTTGGACGGCTGTTCGTGGTCGGCTCAGCGTTTGTGGTCGCCGGCACGGCACTCGCGATAGTTCCCACGATCTACGGGCGTTCCTGGCTGCTAATAGCGGGTGTCGCAATCATGGCGGGGATTGGCCTTACCTGGATGCAGGCTCCGAAGATCGCCAGCAAAAGACGGTGGTCCGCGGTCGCCCTGATGGCACTTGGACTTGCCTTGCTTGCTGCGGGCACGGCGATCTTGGCCGACTGGTTCGGCTGGCTCCCGGCCCTTCGAGACGGTCTGGTTGTCACTTTGCTGATGCTACTTGTCGTCAGCCTGGCGCTCGCTCCGTTCGTGTACCGTCTTTTCCGCGACTTGACTGCTTCAAAGGCGAACGAGGCGCGTGAGACCGAGCGAGCTGAGATTGCCGCTCACCTTCATGATTCGGTTCTGCAGACCCTCACCCTCATACGAGGAGCGGCCGATGACCCATCCCGAGTGCGCTCGCTCGCCCTGACTCAAGAAGGCGAGCTTCGCTCCTGGCTTTACACGGGAAACGTTGAACCCGCCGAATCCGTTGCCCAGGCGCTACGTGACCAGGCATCGGGAATTGAAACGACCTATGGCACGGCGGTTGAGGTCGTCACGGTGGGGGATGCGGTTCCTGCACCGGCAGAGTTGGCTGCCGTTGCGGCAGCGTCCGAGGCTATTACCAACGCGGTAAGGCATGGAGCGCCACCAATAACGGTTTTTCAAGAGGTTGGACCTGACGGAATCGAGATCTCTATCAAGGATGCGGGGGCCGGTTTTGACCCCGACGAGATTCCGAGTGATCGGCATGGCTTCCGAAGTTCGATCCTGGGCCGCGTAACCAGGGTTGGCGGACAGGTTACGGTAAGAAGCGTACAAGCCACCGATCTCTCCTCTGACCAGGTGGCAGACACCGGGAATGAAGTCTCAAGGAGTGGTACAGAGATTCGGATTCAAGTTCCCCGACATGGGAAAACACTGGCGAAGGAAGGATAG
- the rmuC gene encoding DNA recombination protein RmuC, which translates to MSAEVILMTLAVLAALVAAIMAGLVWIRLGKDDSEELLEQSQAIFERTQMLASQVQTVGQVQAERIYDLREVVDGRLMRLEEQSRNDATRRTMTDAEARQELKSTLNERMTQMETKISELEKSLSAGLELIRTSNAAELDKMRATVDEKLQGTLEKRLGESFKLVSERLEQVQRGLGEMQTLATDVGGLKRVLTNVKSRGTWGEVQLSRQLGDILAPDQYQENVQIKPNSGERVEFAVRLPGQEDGSAVYLPIDSKFPQEPYERLLDAQEHAESADVAAATKELEKALRNEAKRISGKYIEPPISTDFAIMYLPTEGLFAEAVRIPGLASALQRDERVMLTGPTTLMSLLNSLQMGFRTLAIEKRTSEVWQALATAKEEFAKYGGVMDKLKRHLQTAQNTVDEVGVRTRAINRSLKAVGMETPSRRSEGLEMADQGIPDFEISSGQ; encoded by the coding sequence GTGAGTGCCGAGGTTATTTTGATGACGTTGGCGGTGTTGGCTGCGCTTGTCGCAGCGATCATGGCGGGACTGGTCTGGATTCGTCTGGGAAAGGACGACTCAGAGGAGTTGCTTGAGCAGTCACAAGCGATTTTCGAGCGTACGCAAATGCTTGCCAGTCAGGTGCAGACGGTTGGGCAAGTCCAGGCGGAGCGTATCTATGATCTTCGAGAGGTCGTTGACGGTCGGTTGATGCGGCTCGAAGAACAAAGTCGCAATGATGCCACCAGAAGAACCATGACGGATGCCGAAGCGAGACAAGAGCTTAAGTCGACTCTGAACGAACGCATGACTCAGATGGAGACAAAGATAAGTGAACTGGAGAAGAGTCTGAGCGCGGGCCTCGAATTGATTCGAACCAGCAACGCGGCCGAACTGGACAAGATGCGTGCCACCGTCGATGAGAAGTTGCAGGGAACGCTCGAAAAACGGCTGGGAGAGTCATTCAAGCTTGTTTCTGAGCGTCTGGAACAGGTTCAGCGCGGTCTTGGTGAGATGCAGACCCTTGCAACCGATGTGGGGGGACTGAAGCGTGTGTTGACGAACGTCAAGAGCCGCGGCACTTGGGGAGAAGTGCAACTCTCCCGACAGCTTGGCGATATCCTCGCACCGGACCAATACCAGGAGAATGTGCAGATAAAGCCGAATAGTGGTGAGAGAGTTGAGTTCGCGGTTCGACTACCGGGTCAGGAGGACGGGTCGGCCGTCTATCTTCCGATCGACTCTAAGTTCCCGCAGGAGCCCTATGAGCGTTTGCTGGATGCGCAGGAGCACGCTGAATCAGCTGATGTGGCCGCAGCAACGAAGGAACTCGAAAAGGCGTTGCGTAATGAAGCCAAACGTATCAGTGGGAAGTATATTGAGCCGCCCATAAGCACGGATTTCGCCATAATGTACCTTCCAACGGAGGGACTGTTTGCCGAGGCGGTGAGAATTCCTGGGCTGGCGAGTGCGCTGCAACGCGATGAACGAGTAATGCTCACTGGACCCACAACCCTAATGTCCTTGCTCAACTCTTTGCAGATGGGGTTTAGAACCCTCGCAATCGAAAAGAGAACTTCCGAGGTCTGGCAGGCGCTGGCGACCGCGAAAGAAGAGTTCGCGAAGTATGGCGGGGTGATGGACAAGCTAAAGAGGCATTTGCAGACAGCTCAAAACACCGTTGATGAGGTGGGAGTCAGGACGCGGGCAATCAACCGCAGTCTCAAGGCAGTTGGCATGGAAACGCCGAGCAGACGATCGGAAGGCTTAGAGATGGCGGATCAGGGAATCCCTGACTTCGAGATCTCAAGTGGGCAGTAG
- a CDS encoding beta-propeller fold lactonase family protein — protein MDRKQPELFWIGGATGWGGQAAPGVRTLTISGDGGARLSEPLSIGPNPMFAAVLPTGGVVVSHEVSDGFLTLLQADESLRPEALSPPVTKKTGGSDPTSVAIVEFPSGGMAVLSANYSGGSLSVNPLSDKGLAEPSLVVRYRGSGPVSDRQASSHPHQVVVNRGSGEVFVPDLGADVIHVHRIDDLERNRPEHRDIHLPAGSGPRCLVVSNDCALVACELDALVHVITLERGEIVTDASPSIKGDDAIQNFPSAIRLTSGGNVLVGNRGPDTIGVLAWDENAQSLLYRSEFLCGGSHPRDFQLNTAEDVVVVANLKSNDLAVLDLNDDEGTLKLRETIPTGSPSCVVRQVLSNE, from the coding sequence ATGGACAGAAAGCAACCGGAGTTATTTTGGATTGGCGGAGCCACTGGCTGGGGTGGCCAGGCCGCTCCCGGAGTCCGCACTCTCACTATCTCAGGAGACGGCGGAGCCCGTCTGAGCGAGCCACTTAGTATTGGCCCCAATCCGATGTTTGCGGCAGTCCTTCCCACGGGCGGAGTAGTTGTCAGTCACGAGGTCTCCGACGGCTTTCTGACGCTACTCCAAGCCGACGAGTCATTGCGTCCAGAGGCACTATCCCCGCCTGTTACCAAGAAGACGGGAGGTAGCGATCCGACCAGTGTCGCCATCGTTGAGTTCCCCTCGGGAGGAATGGCTGTCCTTTCCGCAAACTATAGTGGCGGCTCTCTTTCAGTTAATCCCCTCAGTGACAAAGGGCTAGCTGAGCCATCACTGGTTGTTCGCTACCGTGGTAGCGGCCCTGTTTCTGATCGGCAAGCCTCATCTCACCCCCACCAGGTTGTGGTAAATCGAGGCTCGGGGGAAGTCTTTGTCCCCGATCTGGGTGCCGATGTGATTCACGTTCACCGCATCGACGATCTCGAACGGAACCGGCCCGAACACCGAGACATTCACCTTCCAGCCGGATCAGGACCTAGGTGTCTGGTGGTCTCCAATGACTGTGCGCTAGTTGCTTGCGAGCTCGATGCCCTGGTGCACGTCATCACGCTCGAACGCGGTGAGATAGTCACTGATGCTTCACCATCGATCAAGGGCGACGACGCAATCCAGAACTTTCCATCGGCCATCAGATTAACGAGCGGCGGAAACGTACTCGTGGGCAATCGTGGGCCGGACACCATCGGCGTCCTGGCGTGGGATGAGAACGCCCAGTCACTCCTGTACCGATCAGAGTTTCTCTGCGGCGGTTCACATCCTCGGGATTTCCAGCTGAACACGGCTGAGGATGTAGTCGTTGTCGCGAACCTGAAATCGAATGATCTCGCCGTCCTTGACCTCAATGATGACGAGGGCACCCTAAAACTTCGAGAGACCATCCCAACTGGCAGTCCCTCGTGCGTGGTCAGACAGGTTTTGAGCAACGAATAG
- a CDS encoding DASS family sodium-coupled anion symporter produces the protein MMTSSAENRSEQSMVPKPDSPVARRKHRPKFKLHRRVIGLIAGLTAAILVFLLVPSQLPPPLRFVVDDMGVPMYTPFALKVSAATAVLMIIWWVSEAIPLAATALVPLVVFPLTHLQDFQTTAAPYASGTIFLFMGGFFLAFTVQRWGLHKRVALHTVKAVGTSPRMLILGMMLATGFLSIWVSNTATAVMMLPIGLSILALVNGPDAKPSELVKSNFGKAMMLGIAYSASIASLASLISTPPNTMLRAYVKENYGMTIGFGQWMLFAGPTAVIFLFIGWLMLTRVLFPPEISDIPGGKETIDKELAELGPMSRGEKLAGIVFIAAAFSWLLVPTLFPKSGITDELIAMIVSLAVFAIPVYPKRGVMLLDWNTAKDIPWNILMLFGGGLALSSAFTKNGLSAWIGYLSRGIGTLPVILIVIAIVIVTMAMTEMASNTATAAAMLPVMGGVATGASQDALLFVVPVAMAATCCFMMPMATPPNAIAYGTGYLKMGEMIKAGSTMSLTAIVLITVTVLVMGPLVLGITF, from the coding sequence ATGATGACAAGCTCGGCCGAAAACAGGTCGGAACAATCGATGGTTCCGAAGCCAGATTCGCCCGTAGCGCGCAGAAAACATCGGCCAAAGTTCAAACTCCATCGAAGGGTCATCGGACTGATTGCCGGACTGACGGCAGCGATCCTCGTCTTCCTTCTGGTGCCAAGTCAGCTCCCCCCTCCACTTCGGTTTGTCGTGGACGACATGGGGGTTCCGATGTATACCCCGTTCGCGCTAAAGGTCAGTGCCGCTACCGCTGTACTGATGATCATTTGGTGGGTGAGCGAAGCCATCCCCCTTGCGGCAACCGCCCTGGTACCCCTCGTCGTTTTCCCGCTAACACATCTTCAGGACTTCCAGACAACCGCGGCTCCATACGCATCGGGAACAATTTTCCTGTTCATGGGAGGCTTCTTCCTCGCCTTTACTGTCCAGAGGTGGGGTCTGCATAAGCGAGTGGCGCTTCATACCGTCAAGGCGGTGGGAACAAGCCCAAGAATGCTAATTCTAGGCATGATGCTGGCAACTGGGTTCCTCTCAATCTGGGTATCGAATACGGCAACTGCGGTAATGATGCTGCCGATTGGTCTATCGATCCTCGCTCTGGTCAATGGCCCAGATGCCAAGCCGAGCGAGCTAGTGAAATCAAATTTCGGCAAGGCAATGATGCTTGGCATCGCCTACTCTGCCTCTATTGCATCTCTAGCGAGCCTGATCAGCACTCCCCCCAATACGATGCTTCGGGCGTATGTCAAAGAGAACTACGGGATGACCATTGGGTTCGGACAGTGGATGTTGTTCGCTGGGCCTACCGCAGTGATCTTCCTGTTCATCGGCTGGCTTATGCTTACCCGGGTCCTCTTTCCGCCGGAGATAAGCGATATCCCGGGTGGAAAAGAGACCATCGACAAGGAGCTTGCCGAACTCGGTCCGATGTCTCGCGGCGAGAAACTAGCAGGAATTGTCTTCATTGCCGCCGCTTTCTCATGGCTCTTGGTGCCAACTTTGTTCCCGAAATCAGGCATCACCGATGAACTAATTGCGATGATCGTTTCTCTCGCCGTGTTCGCAATCCCGGTATATCCAAAGCGCGGCGTCATGCTACTTGATTGGAACACTGCCAAAGACATTCCCTGGAACATTCTGATGCTGTTCGGCGGCGGCCTGGCGCTGTCTTCAGCGTTCACGAAAAACGGACTGAGTGCTTGGATTGGGTACCTTTCGCGTGGTATCGGCACACTGCCCGTGATTCTCATTGTGATCGCGATCGTCATTGTCACGATGGCGATGACTGAGATGGCTTCAAACACGGCGACCGCGGCAGCGATGCTACCGGTCATGGGAGGCGTTGCCACTGGTGCAAGCCAGGACGCCCTGCTGTTTGTTGTCCCGGTTGCCATGGCCGCGACCTGTTGCTTCATGATGCCGATGGCCACCCCGCCCAATGCCATTGCGTACGGCACTGGCTATCTAAAGATGGGCGAGATGATCAAGGCGGGCTCCACCATGTCTCTCACGGCTATTGTTCTGATCACCGTCACGGTACTGGTGATGGGCCCACTGGTGCTTGGAATAACGTTCTAG
- a CDS encoding ATP-binding cassette domain-containing protein, with amino-acid sequence MTLEINGLTRKYGDRVAVDDVSFEVRDGRLTGFVGANGAGKTTVMRMILGVLTPNAGQVTKDGVPLTEAMRRTFGYMPEERGLYPKMKVHEQLIYFAQLHGLSKEESAKNAADLLDVLGLAERGNDPVETLSLGNQQRAQVAVSLVHGPSALVLDEPFSGLDPMAVDVILSVLEANASRGIPVLLSSHQLDVVERLCDDIVIISEGRIVAQGSIADLQRLHSKGLHRLVLRGPADWLQAHKGVEVVENRADEAAGTTAALLRLDEGAHPGIDQQLLRSALDEGQVLAFTPETVRLSAIFKEAVADNQSEPSGSTDEGKNR; translated from the coding sequence ATGACCTTAGAGATCAATGGCCTAACCCGAAAATATGGCGACAGAGTCGCCGTGGATGACGTCTCTTTCGAGGTTCGGGACGGCAGACTCACCGGTTTCGTCGGCGCAAACGGAGCAGGCAAGACCACTGTGATGAGAATGATCCTCGGGGTACTCACGCCGAACGCGGGTCAGGTCACCAAAGACGGGGTCCCTCTAACTGAGGCGATGCGGCGCACGTTTGGATATATGCCAGAAGAACGCGGACTCTACCCGAAGATGAAGGTCCACGAGCAACTGATCTACTTCGCACAGCTCCATGGACTCTCAAAGGAGGAGTCAGCCAAGAACGCAGCTGATCTGCTGGATGTGCTTGGCCTAGCGGAGCGTGGAAACGACCCAGTCGAGACCCTCTCCCTCGGAAATCAACAGAGGGCCCAAGTGGCCGTATCGCTGGTCCACGGACCGTCGGCCCTGGTCCTAGACGAGCCGTTTTCGGGACTCGATCCGATGGCCGTCGACGTCATTCTTTCTGTACTGGAGGCAAACGCTTCCAGAGGTATTCCCGTCCTTCTTTCCTCGCACCAGTTGGACGTCGTTGAGCGTCTATGCGATGACATCGTCATCATTTCGGAGGGACGGATCGTGGCCCAGGGCAGCATCGCCGATCTGCAAAGGTTGCATTCGAAGGGACTTCACAGACTCGTGCTTCGTGGACCTGCGGACTGGCTACAAGCCCACAAAGGAGTCGAGGTGGTGGAGAACCGCGCAGACGAAGCGGCCGGAACCACGGCAGCCTTACTACGTCTTGACGAAGGTGCGCACCCGGGCATAGACCAACAGCTGCTGAGGTCCGCACTGGACGAGGGGCAGGTCCTGGCCTTTACCCCGGAAACAGTTCGCCTGTCCGCGATTTTCAAAGAGGCCGTAGCCGACAACCAGTCCGAGCCAAGCGGTAGCACCGACGAAGGAAAGAACCGATGA
- a CDS encoding ABC transporter permease codes for MSTVQAQSSKISVWEAAWLVAKREILSQVRSKSFVISTVVMVLIVFGLTVVGGIFADRSGEPEPIAVTTQTAQIIDGNPLLEQVPVASSEEAIALVEEGEVSAALLPSESPASDPLGFYIVAKESAPEALTASVTVVPRVEVLAPDDEAGSDGFDPIQYIITLVFGMIFLMSAMTYGSTIAQNTVVEKQTRTVEILLSAIPATALLGGKILGNSVLAISQTALILLSGYAGLLITGQSAILSMVSASALWFVIFFIFGFVLVASIFAASASLVSRIEDTGSVLSPVMMLTMLPYFVVIIFGTNPTVMAVASYFPFTSTVAMPLRMVMGSVPLWEPLLSLLVLVLSDLLVVVIAARIYRASLLKMGPRIKLREAWTSRD; via the coding sequence ATGAGCACGGTCCAAGCGCAAAGTTCCAAGATCTCGGTTTGGGAGGCGGCTTGGCTCGTCGCCAAGCGAGAGATCCTCAGTCAGGTCAGATCAAAGTCTTTTGTCATCTCAACCGTCGTAATGGTACTAATCGTCTTTGGTCTTACGGTCGTCGGCGGGATTTTTGCAGATCGCTCAGGCGAGCCGGAGCCAATTGCAGTGACCACACAGACTGCGCAGATAATCGACGGAAACCCGCTCTTGGAACAGGTACCTGTCGCCAGTTCAGAAGAGGCCATTGCTCTTGTCGAGGAGGGGGAGGTTTCGGCGGCCCTGTTGCCGAGCGAGTCACCAGCTTCCGATCCACTCGGGTTTTACATCGTAGCCAAGGAGTCGGCCCCGGAGGCGCTGACGGCGTCAGTCACGGTCGTTCCCCGCGTGGAGGTCCTAGCGCCGGATGATGAGGCCGGCTCAGACGGTTTCGACCCGATCCAGTACATCATCACTTTGGTGTTCGGGATGATCTTTCTGATGTCCGCCATGACCTACGGTTCAACGATTGCTCAGAACACGGTGGTGGAGAAGCAGACTCGAACGGTTGAAATCCTTCTCTCCGCAATCCCCGCTACGGCGCTACTGGGAGGAAAGATCCTCGGTAACTCTGTCTTAGCAATAAGCCAAACGGCTCTGATTTTGCTTTCCGGCTACGCGGGCTTACTGATCACTGGTCAGAGCGCAATCCTCTCAATGGTTTCGGCCTCCGCCCTCTGGTTCGTAATCTTCTTCATCTTCGGGTTCGTTTTGGTGGCCTCCATCTTTGCCGCGAGCGCTTCCCTCGTCTCAAGGATTGAAGACACCGGCTCAGTCCTCTCCCCCGTGATGATGCTTACGATGCTCCCGTACTTCGTGGTGATCATCTTCGGGACAAATCCGACGGTAATGGCGGTTGCCTCGTATTTTCCGTTCACCTCAACGGTTGCAATGCCGCTACGGATGGTAATGGGGTCGGTACCGCTATGGGAACCGCTGCTTTCTCTACTCGTTCTGGTTCTTAGCGACCTGCTTGTTGTGGTAATCGCCGCACGTATATACCGGGCGTCCCTGCTAAAGATGGGTCCTCGGATCAAACTGCGTGAGGCGTGGACCAGCCGCGACTAG
- a CDS encoding 1-acyl-sn-glycerol-3-phosphate acyltransferase, with product MGFKKALAKTILFVAGWKLVIQEEPPKNGSIMVGYPHTANIDAVYMVCIAWAIDMDIKFLVKNNAMRPPLGAIVKAFGGVAVDRDNPGGLVQGIVDDIERRRSAGDSEHPWALVIAPEGTRSKTDYWKSGFYRIAMETGLPVMLGFNDRRNKTLGLGPQYQMTGDVKADMDKIRAFYEGMVAVKPGNEGTIRLRMEDEGYRP from the coding sequence ATGGGTTTCAAGAAGGCGCTTGCTAAGACCATTCTGTTTGTTGCTGGGTGGAAGCTGGTGATTCAGGAAGAACCCCCCAAGAACGGCTCAATAATGGTGGGCTATCCTCACACCGCAAATATCGACGCGGTCTACATGGTGTGTATCGCCTGGGCGATAGATATGGACATCAAGTTCCTGGTGAAGAACAATGCGATGAGACCTCCCCTGGGGGCCATTGTTAAGGCGTTTGGGGGAGTCGCGGTTGACCGTGACAATCCCGGTGGGCTGGTGCAGGGCATAGTCGATGATATTGAGAGACGTCGGTCTGCTGGCGATAGCGAACATCCCTGGGCGTTAGTTATCGCGCCGGAGGGAACCAGAAGCAAAACCGACTACTGGAAGTCGGGTTTTTACCGGATCGCAATGGAGACCGGTCTTCCTGTCATGCTGGGATTCAACGACAGGCGGAACAAGACACTGGGTCTTGGACCCCAGTATCAGATGACCGGAGACGTAAAAGCCGACATGGACAAGATCCGCGCTTTCTACGAAGGCATGGTTGCGGTCAAGCCGGGTAATGAAGGAACCATCCGACTACGCATGGAGGATGAGGGCTATAGGCCCTAG
- a CDS encoding peroxiredoxin, whose product MSTENKLGVGDTAPGFTILTTDGELSLDQMLASSDRGVIVYFYPKANTPGCTKEACDFRDNLNSLKGAGYSVIGISADSMSSLEKFKSNQELNFPLGSDPDHSVMLEYGTWGEKKNYGKVFTGIIRSTIVVGKDGKVELANYNVKATGHVARLRKELGVDPE is encoded by the coding sequence ATGTCAACAGAGAATAAACTTGGCGTGGGCGATACCGCCCCCGGATTTACTATTTTGACCACAGACGGTGAACTGAGCCTGGACCAGATGCTCGCTTCAAGCGACAGGGGAGTAATCGTCTACTTCTATCCGAAGGCAAACACTCCCGGTTGTACAAAAGAGGCGTGCGACTTCAGGGACAACCTGAACTCACTGAAGGGCGCTGGGTACTCGGTCATCGGAATCAGCGCGGATTCAATGTCGTCGCTTGAGAAGTTCAAATCGAACCAGGAACTAAATTTCCCCCTTGGGTCCGATCCGGATCATTCTGTGATGCTCGAGTACGGCACTTGGGGCGAGAAGAAGAACTACGGCAAGGTCTTTACGGGCATAATCCGGTCGACAATCGTTGTTGGTAAGGACGGCAAGGTGGAATTGGCGAACTACAACGTTAAGGCCACCGGACACGTCGCGCGTCTGCGTAAGGAACTCGGCGTCGATCCAGAGTAG
- a CDS encoding YdhR family protein, producing the protein MPVILQVTMKVDVAYARAIFTPAEAAKRAGIPGMQWKIWAADPFENEATGIYLFTDRQAAEARATEAVPLLRQTAGIRSVHAQIFEVWEDNSRMTNAPID; encoded by the coding sequence GTGCCAGTAATCCTGCAAGTGACCATGAAAGTGGATGTGGCATATGCGCGGGCGATTTTCACTCCCGCTGAGGCGGCTAAGCGCGCGGGTATCCCGGGAATGCAGTGGAAAATCTGGGCGGCAGACCCTTTCGAAAATGAAGCGACCGGTATCTACCTTTTCACCGACCGTCAAGCTGCAGAAGCTAGGGCTACCGAGGCAGTCCCACTATTGCGCCAAACTGCGGGAATCCGCTCCGTCCACGCGCAGATATTTGAGGTGTGGGAAGACAACTCAAGGATGACTAACGCACCGATTGACTAG
- a CDS encoding glycosyltransferase: MHIAFFSDQHPATLGGLQVSLGLQRKYLESAGHRVTICAPNSRVQPSPMHSRPSDVLLRSVQVGDHAFCLAGPAHDRAVDQGFSALPPVDVVHVQADVWGAWNGYRFARRHGIPVVHTMHTNVELGLPAAVPFARLAFQLLFKMQEKLMGGDRVWDIASYVRSFAAAADRVVVPSAHFARDLEGYGVQVPLHVIPTGVDDELIDAIPRRCARSNGPQVLLWAGRISEEKRLHEVIEALALEDTPTELHVYGSGRDEHRCRDLSVSLGIANRVRFFGPVSHSEVIDAMREADAVLQSSLGFETQGLTVYEAISVGTPVLVRDPDVADDLPSAWVTKTRDSSIRELASAIRDLSQRLTMGLSQVLPATPVSYRQSELTRKLIELYECAIAPQNCSAFPGMRLTPTQEATRVA, encoded by the coding sequence ATGCACATCGCGTTTTTCAGTGATCAGCACCCGGCAACACTAGGGGGACTTCAAGTGTCCTTGGGGTTACAGCGCAAGTATTTGGAATCCGCGGGGCATAGGGTGACAATCTGTGCGCCAAACTCCCGGGTTCAACCTTCGCCGATGCATTCGCGTCCATCGGATGTGTTGTTACGGTCGGTGCAGGTGGGCGATCATGCGTTCTGTCTCGCGGGCCCAGCTCACGACCGCGCGGTTGATCAGGGTTTTTCGGCGCTTCCACCCGTTGATGTAGTTCATGTCCAAGCCGATGTCTGGGGTGCGTGGAACGGCTACCGTTTTGCTCGCCGGCACGGGATTCCCGTTGTCCATACCATGCACACAAACGTGGAGTTGGGATTACCAGCGGCCGTTCCATTTGCCCGTCTGGCGTTTCAGCTTTTGTTCAAGATGCAGGAGAAGCTCATGGGAGGGGATCGGGTGTGGGATATTGCGAGCTACGTGAGATCATTCGCAGCGGCAGCCGACCGAGTCGTTGTGCCCAGCGCCCACTTCGCTCGTGATTTGGAGGGCTATGGCGTGCAAGTGCCTCTTCACGTCATTCCCACGGGCGTCGATGATGAGCTGATTGATGCCATTCCCAGGAGGTGTGCCCGCAGCAATGGGCCTCAAGTTCTACTTTGGGCCGGTCGAATCAGCGAGGAAAAGCGGTTGCACGAGGTCATCGAGGCATTGGCATTGGAGGACACTCCAACCGAACTGCACGTGTATGGATCGGGACGTGACGAGCACCGGTGTCGTGATCTGTCTGTCTCATTGGGGATTGCTAATCGGGTGAGGTTTTTCGGTCCGGTATCGCACAGCGAAGTGATTGACGCAATGCGTGAAGCTGATGCCGTTCTGCAGAGTTCCCTGGGCTTCGAGACTCAAGGGCTTACGGTTTACGAGGCGATCTCGGTCGGCACACCTGTCCTGGTTCGTGATCCTGACGTGGCGGACGATCTGCCTTCGGCGTGGGTAACGAAAACAAGAGACTCATCCATTCGCGAACTGGCATCCGCAATAAGGGACCTGTCGCAGCGGCTCACAATGGGGCTGTCGCAGGTCCTTCCCGCTACCCCCGTCTCGTATCGGCAGAGTGAACTGACCAGGAAACTGATCGAGCTTTATGAGTGCGCCATTGCTCCACAAAACTGTTCGGCGTTCCCCGGGATGCGACTGACACCAACCCAAGAAGCGACGCGCGTTGCATGA